The following are encoded together in the Bombus affinis isolate iyBomAffi1 chromosome 6, iyBomAffi1.2, whole genome shotgun sequence genome:
- the LOC126917507 gene encoding ABC transporter G family member 3-like: MTATEETEPLISSRDFASFSGSKSQTVSYNAISMGEGNGKTAASCKTASDTSSFKLKPILHSSSAVVTPLIATLIPRCTGGIENESITYTWSDLNVYAAKRDEKPWDSLLRRKKPVERRHLLKDVCGVAYPGELLVIMGSSGAGKTTLLNALTFRSGSGVIASGVMAANGRRVSSTILTSRTAYVQQDDLFVGTLTVKEHLLFQAMVRMDRKIPMEQRFDRVQQVINELALSKCKNTVIGQPGRIKGLSGGEMKRLSFASEVLTDPPLMFCDEPTSGLDSFMAHQVVSVLKTLTARGKTIVVTLHQPSSELFALFDRILLMAEGRVAFMGTTSQACTFFETLGAACPSNYNPADYFVQMLAVVPGQETSCRHAINTVCDTFQKSDHGIKIALEAEAVNGEFEDSLQDAKYSKNRSPYKASWCEQFHAVLWRSWLSVIKEPILIKVRLLQTVMVSLLVGIVYFDQRLDQDGAMNINGALFIFLTNMTFQNVFAVINVFCAELPIFLREHRNGMYRTDVYFLCKTLAEAPIFIAVPLLFTIIAYPMIGLYPGIDHFFITAGIVALVANVSTSFGYLISCVSSNLSMALSIGPPVIIPFLLFGGFFLNTASVPSYFKWFSYLSWFRYGNEALLINQWSQVEFIECTRSNATCPKSGQMVLQTFNFKQEHFWTDIACLFALIVAFRFLAFLALLSKTWTNSKQRITMYVLKENQWFSKTQARLTEEDTVCLRGVTLTWRDLSVYAMNRGRKNMCKQLINNVKGAAKPGDLTAIIGASGAGKSSLMAALAFRTGPELLIHGDIRANGTPVDSSYMMHNSGYMHQEDIFVATMTVIEHLWFMARMKLDGRVRVSDIRRKIDSLLRDVGLTSRRDVRIGSDTDDKVLSGGEKKRLSFATELLTDPKILFLDEPTTGQDSHSANCLISQLKSFAAKGRTVLCTIHQPSSTIFSWFDRIILIAEGRVAFAGGIDQAVEFFASQGYECPRKYNPADFLIAIVATGSKNENGEEIADEICDVFSTSKAYNEIDRILEKQMRSTHSLDSRSQLLSDDKFITRKEARYCSRLYWLIYRHFLQVLRDPSVQIIRILQKVSVATIAGLCFVGAVNFDQLGIQATQGVIFILVSENAFFPMYATLALIPQELPLLRREYRAGMYPVYLYYAARILSLIPGLIIEPLLFATIIYWLAGLRDNVETFGFTLLVLLLTINVSTACGCFFSTAFESVPLAMAYLIPFDYILMITMGPFLKLGSLPLYIRWIKYISWLLHSSEALSILQWNGVHNISCETTDPELPCITEGIDVLHRYDFDETNFWMDMLSMVVIYLVFHILACVCLWNRCRCK; encoded by the exons ATGACTGCTACAGAAGAAACTGAACCACTAATTTCATCGAGAGACTTTGCTAGTTTTAGCGGAAGTAAATCACAAACGGTCTCGTACAATGCGATTTCAATG GGAGAAGGAAATGGAAAAACAGCAGCATCGTGTAAGACAGCTTCCGATACATCGTCGTTCAAACTAAAACCCATCTTACATTCTTCGAGTGCAGTGGTAACACCATTGATAGCGACGTTGATACCTCGCTGTACCGGCGGTATCGAAAACGAATCAATTACATACACATGGAGTGATTTGAACGTGTATGCTGCCAAAAGAGACGAGAAGCCATGGGACAGTCTTTTAAGGAGGAAGAAACCAGTCGAAAGAAGACACTTGTTGAAGGACG tGTGTGGAGTAGCATATCCAGGCGAATTATTAGTAATTATGGGATCATCGGGTGCTGGTAAAACAACGTTACTGAATGCACTGACGTTTCGTTCGGGTTCTGGGGTAATTGCATCCGGTGTAATGGCTGCTAACGGACGAAGAGTATCCTCTACGATACTGACATCGAGAACAGCATATGTGCAACAGGATGATCTATTCGTTGGCACTTTGACCGTTAAGGAGCATCTTTTGTTTCAAGCTATGGTTCGCATGGATCGAAAGATACCTATGGAACAGAGATTCGATCGAGTACAGCAAGTAATCAACGAG CTTGCCCTGAGCAAATGCAAAAATACGGTGATCGGACAACCAGGTAGGATCAAAGGTCTTTCTGGAGGTGAAATGAAAAGGCTATCGTTCGCATCGGAAGTTCTTACCGATCCGCCGTTGATGTTCTGCGACGAACCTACGTCGGGTCTTGATTCTTTTATGGCGCATCAAGTGGTTTCCGTATTGAAAACTTTAACTG CGCGCGGTAAGACGATCGTCGTTACATTGCACCAACCGTCGTCGGAACTGTTCGCTCTCTTCGACAGAATTTTGTTGATGGCCGAAGGGAGAGTAGCTTTCATGGGCACAACGTCGCAAGCTTGCACCTTTTTCGAGAC ACTCGGCGCTGCTTGCCCTAGTAATTACAACCCGGCTGATTACTTTGTTCAAATGTTGGCGGTTGTGCCAGGGCAGGAGACATCCTGTCGTCACGCGATAAATACCGTGTGCGACACATTCCAAAAGAGCGATCATGGTATTAAGATTGCATTGGAAGCGGAAGCAGTAAACGGCGAATTCGAGGACTCTCTGCAAGATGCAAAGTACTCGAAAAATCGATCGCCGTATAAAGCAAGCTGGTGCGAACAATTTCATGCAGTTTTATGGCGTTCTTGGCTATCGGTTATTAAGGAACCGATCCTTATCAAAGTCCGCCTGTTGCAGACAGTC ATGGTGTCTCTATTGGTCGGAATCGTTTATTTCGATCAACGGTTAGATCAAGACGGAGCAATGAACATCAATGGTGCTTTGTTTATATTTCTGACTAACATGACTTTTCAGAATGTTTTTGCCGTAATCAAT GTTTTCTGCGCAGAGTTGCCGATATTTTTACGAGAACATCGAAACGGTATGTATCGTACCGATGTGTATTTTCTATGTAAGACACTCGCAGAAGCACCTATCTTCATCGCGGTACCGCTTCTCTTCACTATCATCGCTTATCCCATGATTGGATTGTACCCAGGGATCGATCACTTTTTCATTACCGCTGGTATTGTTGCGCTTGTCGCAAATGTTTCCACGTCTTTCG GCTATTTAATATCCTGTGTCAGCAGCAACTTATCCATGGCGCTATCTATCGGACCACCTGTGATAATACCGTTTCTGCTGTTTGGTGGATTTTTCCTAAATACAGC GTCCGTTCCATCCTACTTTAAATGGTTCTCTTATTTATCTTGGTTTCGTTACGGTAACGAAGCTCTTCTTATTAATCAATGGTCGCAAGTAGAGTTTATAGAGTGCACAAGAAGCAACGCGACTTGCCCTAAATCTGGTCAAATGGTTTTGCAAACGTTCAATTTTAAGCAG GAGCATTTCTGGACTGACATCGCCTGCCTGTTCGCCTTAATCGTTGCATTTCGTTTTTTGGCATTTCTGGCTTTACTGTCAAAGACCTGGACCAATTCCAAACAAAGA ATCACGATGTATGTTCTAAAAGAAAATCAGTGGTTTTCCAAAACTCAAGCTCGCCTTACGGAAGAGGATACGGTTTGTTTGCGAGGTGTGACGCTTACCTGGAGAGACCTTTCCGTATACGCAATGAATCGCGGACGAAAAAACATGTGCAAGCAATTAATCAATAATG TGAAGGGTGCGGCCAAACCTGGCGATCTAACAGCGATAATTGGCGCAAG CGGTGCTGGCAAAAGTTCATTGATGGCAGCGCTGGCTTTTCGCACCGGAC CCGAACTTTTGATCCACGGTGATATACGAGCAAATGGAACGCCCGTCGATTCTTCTTACATGATGCACAACAGTGGTTATATGCATCAAGAGGATATATTTGTCGCAACGATGACGGTGATCGAACATCTTTGGTTTATG GCTCGAATGAAACTCGATGGACGTGTACGAGTATCAGACATTCGAAGAAAAATTGACAGTTTATTGAGAGACGTTGGTTTGACCAGCAGGCGCGATGTAAGAATTGGTAGCGACACCGACGACAAAGTATTATCTGGCGGTGAAAAAAAGAGGTTGTCCTTTGCCACGGAA TTGTTGACAGATCCGAAGATATTGTTCCTGGACGAACCAACGACCGGGCAAGATTCGCATTCGGCAAATTGTTTGATATCTCAACTGAAATCGTTCGCAGCTAAAGGACGAACAGTGTTGTGCACCATTCATCAGCCGAGTTCCACTATATTCAGTTGGTTCGATCGAATAATATTAATTGCCGAGGGTCGAGTTGCGTTTGCAGGTGGAATCGACCAGGCAGTGGAATTTTTTGCCAG CCAGGGATACGAGTGTCCGCGGAAATACAATCCAGCAGACTTCCTAATAGCGATTGTGGCTACAGGCTCGAAGAACGAGAATGGTGAAGAAATAGCTGACGAGATATGCGACGTTTTCTCAACTAGTAAAGCATACAACGAAATCGATCGTATATTAGAAAAGCAGATGCGGTCGACTCATTCTCTGGAT TCTAGATCGCAATTACTTTCTGACGACAAATTTATTAC AAGAAAAGAAGCACGATATTGTTCACGGCTTTACTGGTTGATTTATCGACACTTTCTGCAAGTTTTGAGAGATCCATCGGTACAAATTATTCGAATACTTCAGAAAGTG AGTGTGGCAACAATCGCCGGTTTGTGCTTCGTGGGTGCTGTAAATTTTGATCAGCTTGGAATTCAAGCTACGCAAGGTGTCATTTTCATCTTGGTGTCTGAGAACGCATTTTTTCCAATGTACGCTACATTAGCCCTGATACCGCAGGAGCTGCCGCTTCTTCGAAGAGAGTACCGAGCTGGCATGTATCCGGTTTATCTGTACTACGCTGCGCGTATACTTTCCTTG ATACCCGGTTTAATAATAGAGCCGCTATTATTCGCAACGATCATATATTGGTTAGCCGGATTGCGAGATAACGTGGAAACTTTTGGGTTCACGTTACTTGTGCTCCTACTTACTATAAACGTATCGACTGCGTGCG GATGTTTCTTTTCAACGGCATTTGAGAGCGTACCGTTAGCGATGGCTTATTTAATACCGTTCGACTATATCCTTATGATTACTATGGGTCCTTTTCTCAAACTAGG ATCGTTACCGTTATACATTCGATGGATTAAATACATTTCTTGGTTGCTACACTCCAGCGAAGCACTTTCCATTCTACAATGGAACGGTGTGCATAATATAT CTTGTGAAACAACTGATCCTGAATTACCTTGCATCACCGAAGGCATCGATGTGCTACATCGTTACGACTTTGATGAAACTAATTTTTGGATGGACATGCTGTCAATGGTCGTTATTTATCTCGTTTTTCACATCCTTGCCTGCGTGTGTCTATGGAATCGTTGTAGATGCAAATGA
- the LOC126917386 gene encoding mutS protein homolog 4-like: MLCSAIVTIRSATKTTTGPSSSLLESASGGTILAITTGRGDARSEVGMAALNIRCPHLILCQISDAQTYINALSKLYIFDPMEVLMPDTICERTTGKSALYNSIMEKFPEVELTAISRVHFNDTVGLERIKSLCNPEYSSVELFVKQKYYALAAAAALVKYVEYTQRIIYTPKSMKIEFQGSPNATMIDLESAQSLELVQSQCGRRNISLLGSLDRCLTPMGRKLLRSNILQPPCEERVILERQAAVTELVSNSSLRALIQPIVRRLYGADRLLALSTMPVMHENSVQNAEHNLNYVLLLKNLLDVIPELGKILLAGESDLLRRIQKKLERDQFRLMREKIVETIHPDARSVTGYTSSNMQRCFAIKAGISDLLDVARQTYCELIDDMKTMVENLASKHKLTLSLSCNASLGYHIQAILPRSLNTENFNPPSEFIEVRKNKRTYTMTTNALVTLSQQCTIACEELHLMSNVLLGNLLQNIREYIGSMFQLNADVAELDLITSLAQVSSLQTYTRPLFGSKLELVESRHPIMDVFSLDGPIPNDVNASIPRNLYVISGPNMSGKSTYLKQIVLLHIMAQIGCFVPAKKAMFRITDLIFCKIAIRDDIECNASTFALEMKEAQYILRCVTARSLIILDELCKGTAIEEGASIAWAICEKLLNTTAFIFAATHFSYLTKLADLYYNVTNLHFETTNVRGPETDNCSHRLTYTHRLKSGLAAYSDDYGIFLAELSGLPKAVTEKARRYGSERVVTDQVTAKSNVWGKTCYSILVRLYELLETEKFHQEQVISLIRRFVNLWKHQDCKDTVQEEKKTTNENDINTQRSNEKDIDTQKSNKKDIDIQKSNENEYVDDIVSNRTNIIYSGKNCNETERHDTYESAICTNTRSKEIPLVLSNTDISMKARQIQSETLNFENDSSSIKHNVSSNHSFNSIDPTSSYVVPTENISNKSDKISLSSDYVQFHKQLLEACASTGPIIDKTIPSPSFMPSNELSSVSMSTIEKSTSQLFECCLSDDDFELPDASCISVLTNSSQLTINGT, encoded by the exons ATGCTATGTTCGGCCATTGTTACAATTAGATCTGCAACAAAAACTACCACGGGTCCTAGTTCGAGCTTGCTCGAGTCTGCTTCTGGTGGTACAATTCTCG CCATAACAACCGGCCGAGGTGATGCGAGATCGGAAGTGGGGATGGCCGCGTTGAATATCCGATGTCCACATTTGATTCTTTGTCAGATCAGCGATGCCCAAACTTATATTAACGCGTTAAGCAAATTGTATATATTCGATCCGATGGAA GTTTTGATGCCAGACACGATATGCGAACGTACCACGGGAAAAAGTGCCCTTTACAATTCGATAATGGAGAAATTTCCTGAAGTAGAGCTAACGGCAATATCTCGTGTACACTTTAATGACACAGTCGGACTGGAACGAATCAAATCACTTTGCAACCCTGAATACTCGTCGGTGGAATTATTCGTTAAACAAAA ATATTACGCATTAGCCGCGGCTGCAGCACTAGTGAAATACGTCGAATACACTCAACGTATTATTTACACTCCAAAATCGATGAAGATCGAATTTCAAGGATCACCGAACGCTACTATGATAG ATTTGGAAAGCGCACAAAGCTTAGAGTTAGTCCAGTCGCAATGTGGCCGACGAAATATCAGTTTATTAGGTAGCTTGGATCGTTGTTTAACGCCAATGGGTAGGAAACTTTTACGCTCGAACATACTTCAACCTCCTTGCGAAGAACGCGTGATTCTCGAACGACAAGCCGCCGTTACCGAGCTGGTATCCAACTCTTCGTTACGTGCGTTAATCCAG CCCATCGTACGACGACTTTATGGCGCTGACAGACTTCTGGCTTTATCGACGATGCCAGTTATGCACGAAAACAGCGTGCAAAATGCAGAACACAATTTAAATTACGTTTtgttattgaaaaatttattagaCGTTATACCCGAACTTGGGAAGATATTATTAGCTGGTGAGAGTGACCTCTTGCGCAGAATTCAAAAG AAACTGGAAAGAGACCAATTTCGGTTAATGCGAGAAAAGATTGTCGAAACCATACATCCAGATGCGAGATCGGTAACCGGATACACATCTTCGAATATGCAACGTTGCTTTGCTATCAAAGCAGGAATTAGCGATCTGTTGGATGTTGCTCGACAAACCTATTGCGAATTAATCGATGATATGAAAA CTATGGTGGAAAATTTGGCATCCAAACACAAATTAACTTTGTCTCTAAGCTGTAACGCTTCTCTGGGCTATCATATTCAAGCGATATTGCCGCGAAGTTTAAATACTGAAAACTTTAATCCACCATCCGAATTCATTgag GTACGGAAGAATAAACGAACGTATACGATGACTACCAATGCGCTTGTAACATTGAGTCAACAATGTACAATTGCATGCGAGGAATTGCACTTAATGAGTAACGT ACTTCTCGGTAACTTGCTACAAAATATTCGAGAATACATTGGCAGTATGTTCCAATTGAATGCAGATGTCGCAGAGCTGGACCTGATAACGTCCCTTGCTCAAGTCAGTTCTCTTCAGACATATACGAGACCACTGTTTGGATCCAAATTGGAATTAGTCGAATCAAGACATCCAATAATGGATGTTTTTAGTCTGGATGGTCCCATACCTAACgatgtt aatgcatcgataccTCGGAATCTATATGTAATTTCTGGACCTAATATGAGTGGCAAGTCGACTTATCTTAAACAAATTGTTTTGTTGCATATAATGGCACAAATTGGTTGTTTTGTACCAGCCAAGAAAGCGATGTTTCGCATTACAGACCTTATATTCTGTAAGATAGCCATCCGCGATGATATCGAGTGCAACGCTTCCACGTTTGCTCTCGAa ATGAAAGAAGCTCAGTATATTTTACGTTGTGTTACGGCAAGATCGCTCATCATTTTGGACGAGTTGTGTAAGGGTACTGCTATCGAAGAAGGCGCTTCAATCGCTTGGGCCATATGCGAAAAACTTCTGAATACAACTGCTTTTATTTTTGCTGCAACTCATTTTTCTTATCTAACGAAATTAGCAGATCTATACTATAATGTGACAAA TCTACATTTTGAAACGACAAACGTTCGAGGACCGGAAACTGATAATTGCTCCCATCGATTAACGTATACTCATCGACTAAAATCCGGTTTGGCGGCATATTCTGACGATTATGGCATCTTTTTAGCTGAATTATCTGGTTTGCCAAAGGCAGTTACGGAAAAGGCACGAAGATATGGTTCTGAACGAGTG GTTACGGATCAAGTCACGGCGAAATCGAATGTATGGGGAAAAACATGTTATAGCATTCTAGTTAGGTTGTACGAGCTTTTAGAGACTGAAAAGTTTCATCAGGAGCAAGTAATCTCACTTATCCGACGCTTCGTAAATCTTTGGAAACATCAAGATTGCAAAGACACTGTacaagaagagaagaaaacgacAAATGAAAATGATATCAACACACAGAGAAGCAATGAAAAGGATATCGACACACAGAAAAGCAATAAAAAGGATATCGATATACAGAAAAGCAATGAAAATGAATACGTAGACGATATCGTATCCAACAGAACAAATATCATATATTCTGGAAAAAATTGTAACGAAACGGAACGACACGATACCTATGAAAGTGCAATTTGTACAAATACCAGGTCGAAAGAGATTCCTCTTGTCTTATCTAATACCGATATCTCAATGAAGGCACGTCAGATACAAAGTGAAACTCTTAATTTTGAGAATGATTCGTCCAGCATAAAACATAACGTGTCATCGAATCACTCGTTCAATTCGATCGATCCTACATCTTCTTATGTAGTACCAACTGAAAATATTTCGAACAAATCTGACAAAATTTCGTTATCGTCGGATTATGTACAATTTCATAAACAGCTTCTGGAAGCCTGTGCTTCTACAGGTCCTATTATCGATAAAACTATTCCATCTCCATCGTTTATGCCATCGAACGAGTTATCATCAGTATCGATGTCAACGATCGAAAAATCAACATCACAATTGTTCGAATGCTGTCTCTCGGATGATGATTTCGAACTACCCGATGCTTCTTGCATCTCAGTTCTTACAAATTCAAGTCAATTGACGATTAACGGAACTTAA